The Candidatus Polarisedimenticolaceae bacterium genome window below encodes:
- a CDS encoding MFS transporter: MTAPEHRISTLTQTESRTPVVAEDRSPRTAGWLNRTTVGITLASLFSDVSHELGTAVLPTVLLSIGAGPAALGIVEGVADGISSIAKLWGGVMTDRVVRRKPLTSVGYLVTALGMAAIGLCTSAWQVLVCRVSAWIGRGSRSAPRDFLMAQAVRPEARGRAFGMERAGDALGAVVGPLLALGLLSVGFRPQEIVIGSLLPGLLAFLAIAFLVVEQRRPATGSALGIRESLAGTGAPFRRYLGGILLFGCGDFSRTLLILYATQHVSGALFSIEGAALAISFYALHNAVSALAAFPLGVLGDRVGHRTVIVSGYIIAAATTAGFGLASPTPANLAILFVASGLAIACEEVAEKAYAVDLLPHHTRGTGLGLLAAVNGVGDMISSAMVGILWATFPSSPAVGFLAAAGLQVAGATVVAAGRRGVGDS, translated from the coding sequence GTGACGGCGCCGGAACACAGGATCTCGACGTTGACTCAAACGGAATCACGCACCCCGGTTGTGGCTGAAGATCGTTCGCCCCGGACGGCGGGCTGGCTCAACCGCACGACTGTCGGGATCACGTTGGCCAGCTTATTCTCGGACGTATCCCACGAGCTCGGGACAGCGGTCCTTCCCACCGTCCTGCTCTCGATCGGCGCGGGTCCGGCGGCGCTCGGCATTGTGGAAGGCGTTGCGGACGGGATCTCGTCGATCGCCAAGCTCTGGGGCGGCGTCATGACCGACAGGGTTGTCCGCCGCAAGCCACTGACTTCGGTGGGCTACCTCGTGACGGCCCTCGGCATGGCCGCGATCGGACTCTGCACGTCGGCCTGGCAGGTACTCGTGTGCCGCGTGTCGGCATGGATCGGACGTGGCAGCCGGTCGGCACCGCGCGACTTCCTGATGGCGCAGGCCGTGCGACCCGAGGCGAGAGGCAGGGCTTTCGGCATGGAGCGCGCCGGCGATGCGCTTGGCGCCGTCGTCGGCCCGCTGCTCGCTCTCGGTCTGCTCAGCGTTGGGTTTAGACCGCAAGAGATCGTGATTGGTTCGCTGCTTCCGGGGCTCCTGGCGTTCCTAGCGATCGCCTTCCTCGTGGTGGAGCAACGACGGCCGGCGACTGGGTCGGCCTTGGGGATCCGCGAGAGCCTCGCAGGAACCGGCGCCCCGTTCAGGCGGTATCTCGGCGGAATCTTGCTCTTCGGCTGTGGGGACTTCTCGCGCACGCTGCTGATCCTCTACGCGACGCAGCACGTCTCGGGCGCACTCTTCTCGATCGAGGGCGCGGCACTGGCAATCAGCTTCTACGCGCTACACAACGCGGTGAGTGCTCTCGCGGCATTTCCGCTCGGGGTGCTCGGAGACCGCGTCGGCCACAGGACGGTGATCGTTTCCGGTTACATCATCGCCGCAGCGACCACGGCCGGTTTTGGTCTTGCGTCGCCGACTCCGGCCAACCTGGCGATCCTCTTCGTCGCTTCCGGGCTCGCGATAGCGTGTGAGGAGGTCGCCGAGAAAGCGTACGCCGTCGATTTACTCCCTCATCACACGCGAGGGACGGGACTCGGACTGTTGGCCGCCGTCAACGGCGTCGGAGACATGATCTCGAGCGCGATGGTCGGCATCCTCTGGGCAACCTTCCCTTCGTCACCCGCCGTCGGGTTCCTCGCCGCCGCAGGGCTCCAGGTTGCGGGAGCCACTGTCGTTGCCGCGGGACGGCGCGGTGTTGGCGATAGTTGA
- a CDS encoding cytochrome c biogenesis protein CcdA — MIGALDDALRAAVAGGTFAALPLSLAAGLASSVSPCCVALYPAAAATCCVTRETRPILAIRTSVAFVLGIAVATSILGVIAALAGRALVGAGPWASYALAVIPLVLGLHFLGWLSLPAVVTTVRAPDSSRWGGAFVSGLLLSVVFIPCGTPMLAALMSFAAVRGSITFGAGLLFLYGLGAGLPILPMGALTSVAAGKLAQRGWRTTIDRITGTCLLALEMYLIWAA; from the coding sequence GTGATCGGAGCACTCGACGACGCGCTACGCGCGGCTGTCGCAGGAGGCACGTTCGCCGCGCTGCCTCTGTCACTTGCAGCCGGGCTGGCATCGAGCGTCTCGCCATGTTGCGTCGCGTTGTATCCCGCCGCCGCGGCGACATGCTGCGTGACGAGGGAGACTCGACCGATTCTCGCCATCCGCACGTCCGTTGCGTTTGTCTTGGGGATCGCGGTTGCGACATCGATCTTGGGCGTGATCGCCGCGCTCGCAGGTCGCGCGCTTGTCGGCGCTGGGCCGTGGGCGTCGTACGCGCTCGCGGTGATCCCTCTGGTGCTTGGCCTTCATTTCCTCGGCTGGCTTTCTCTCCCGGCCGTCGTGACGACGGTTCGCGCGCCGGATTCGTCGCGCTGGGGAGGGGCGTTCGTCAGCGGGCTGCTCCTGTCGGTCGTGTTCATTCCTTGCGGCACGCCGATGCTTGCGGCGCTCATGTCATTCGCCGCGGTGCGTGGCAGCATCACATTCGGTGCCGGCCTTCTCTTCCTCTACGGGCTCGGCGCCGGCCTTCCAATCCTACCGATGGGGGCGTTGACCTCGGTCGCAGCGGGCAAGCTGGCGCAACGCGGCTGGCGTACGACGATCGATCGGATAACGGGAACATGCCTGCTCGCGCTCGAGATGTACTTGATCTGGGCTGCGTGA
- a CDS encoding DUF4346 domain-containing protein, with protein sequence MSDALTIVREQIGIALATPKCWKCGCLHDTVASIATSPAAGDLGSVLATSRAAFQPRAYDCLGCATCFPAIATNAMADAYPGFADGLSICPTDEARPRVGWPPFPGDYRTQAFMAPVAVCTLNSPELTDALIEGSPVGLAITGTMRTENLGIERLVHNVLANPNIRFLVVCGADTEGSIGHLPGRSLAALHRNGIDDRCRIIDAPGRRPVLKNLEPSLVDAFRRRIEIVDLIGESDVASIENAVARCAERDPGPSEPLDLSTAVPIVAASEPDRLVLDPAGYVVIHGDARTQALVAEHYTNQGVLDLIVDGATPARVMAALIERGLVTRLDHAAYLGQELARAERALRDGARYVQDKAAGRAPAPPVAEGSCGCAGSCAEDRP encoded by the coding sequence ATGAGCGACGCGCTGACGATCGTCCGCGAACAGATCGGAATCGCTTTGGCGACGCCGAAGTGCTGGAAATGCGGATGCCTGCACGATACCGTCGCGTCGATTGCAACTTCGCCTGCGGCAGGCGATCTGGGATCGGTTCTCGCTACTTCCCGCGCTGCCTTTCAACCCCGAGCGTACGATTGCCTGGGGTGTGCGACCTGCTTTCCCGCGATTGCGACGAACGCAATGGCCGACGCGTATCCGGGGTTCGCCGACGGCCTTTCGATCTGCCCGACCGACGAGGCTCGTCCCCGGGTTGGGTGGCCGCCGTTCCCAGGCGACTACCGCACGCAGGCTTTCATGGCTCCCGTTGCCGTCTGCACGCTCAATTCCCCCGAGCTCACCGACGCGCTCATCGAGGGTTCCCCGGTGGGTTTGGCGATTACCGGGACGATGCGTACGGAGAACCTGGGCATCGAACGGCTCGTCCACAACGTGTTGGCGAACCCGAACATCCGATTTCTCGTCGTTTGTGGTGCAGACACCGAGGGGTCGATCGGACACCTTCCGGGTCGCTCGCTTGCGGCACTCCATCGCAATGGGATCGACGACCGTTGCCGCATCATCGACGCGCCAGGACGTCGGCCTGTGCTCAAGAACTTAGAACCTTCGCTGGTCGATGCCTTCCGGCGACGAATCGAGATCGTCGACCTGATTGGCGAGTCTGATGTTGCGTCGATCGAGAACGCGGTCGCGCGCTGCGCGGAACGGGACCCAGGTCCCTCTGAACCTCTCGATCTGTCGACGGCAGTACCGATCGTCGCGGCGAGCGAGCCGGATCGGCTCGTGCTCGACCCCGCGGGTTACGTTGTCATCCACGGTGACGCGCGCACGCAAGCGCTGGTCGCCGAGCACTACACGAACCAGGGTGTTCTCGACCTGATCGTAGATGGTGCTACCCCCGCGCGCGTGATGGCCGCACTGATCGAACGTGGACTTGTGACTCGGCTCGACCACGCTGCCTATCTCGGGCAGGAGCTTGCGCGAGCGGAAAGGGCACTGCGGGACGGTGCGCGGTACGTGCAGGACAAGGCCGCTGGGCGCGCGCCCGCACCGCCAGTGGCCGAAGGATCATGCGGCTGCGCAGGGTCGTGCGCCGAGGACCGTCCTTGA
- a CDS encoding MFS transporter, with amino-acid sequence MGGATLMLGMLPTYDQIGLAAPLLLLLIRLIQGFSLGGEFTGSMVYTTEGSSPLKRGLVSSSTAAGTTIGFILGSGAAWLVNATLTPDQVTTIGWRIPLIGSVVFLVAGYFLRRGIHETEEGLKAAAARPPLWSSLASDIKPIIQCFGIVAMTNAAYYVTFTFAVERRKSLASDSTAADFLLANTLTLLVVLLAKPLGGWLSDKTGRRRLMIAITLVEMAMMFPALHMMMYGTTRSFILGQILVAMPIGMALGLQGAMVVEIFPLRTRVTSMSFAYSLTLALSGGIAPFIASWLIDTTGNLMLPAYFILFYGAVGLAIMWPMSETNTRRLDE; translated from the coding sequence ATGGGGGGGGCGACGCTGATGCTCGGCATGTTGCCGACGTACGACCAGATCGGTCTGGCCGCGCCGCTCCTCTTGCTGCTGATTCGCTTGATTCAAGGCTTCTCGCTCGGAGGCGAATTCACCGGCTCGATGGTCTACACCACGGAAGGGTCGTCGCCTTTGAAGCGCGGCCTCGTGAGCAGCTCTACGGCGGCCGGCACGACGATCGGCTTCATCCTGGGATCGGGCGCGGCGTGGCTCGTAAACGCCACGCTGACGCCGGATCAGGTGACGACCATCGGCTGGCGCATTCCCCTCATCGGGAGCGTCGTGTTCCTTGTGGCGGGCTACTTCCTGCGACGCGGGATTCATGAAACCGAGGAGGGCCTCAAGGCCGCCGCCGCGCGTCCGCCCTTGTGGTCGTCGCTCGCGTCTGACATCAAGCCGATCATCCAGTGCTTCGGAATCGTCGCCATGACCAACGCCGCCTACTACGTGACTTTCACGTTTGCGGTGGAGCGGCGGAAGAGCCTGGCGAGCGATTCGACGGCTGCGGACTTCCTGCTGGCCAATACGCTGACGCTGCTCGTCGTGCTCCTTGCGAAACCGCTCGGCGGATGGCTCTCCGACAAGACCGGCCGGAGGCGACTGATGATCGCGATCACGCTCGTCGAGATGGCGATGATGTTTCCCGCGTTGCACATGATGATGTACGGCACGACCCGGTCGTTCATCCTCGGCCAGATCCTTGTCGCGATGCCGATCGGCATGGCCCTTGGCTTGCAGGGCGCCATGGTGGTCGAGATCTTTCCGCTGCGCACGCGCGTGACGTCGATGAGCTTTGCGTACAGCCTGACGCTGGCGCTCTCTGGTGGCATCGCTCCGTTCATCGCGTCGTGGCTGATCGACACCACGGGCAATCTCATGCTGCCGGCGTACTTCATCCTGTTCTACGGAGCTGTCGGCCTCGCGATCATGTGGCCAATGAGCGAGACCAACACGCGGCGGCTCGACGAATAA
- a CDS encoding DUF2780 domain-containing protein produces MTFANGATDMMNSALGKDLGSVVAKQFGLTSDQSKGGIGAILGLAKEKLTSNDFDKIAAAVPGADKYVAKAKKMGLLDKPLENKDGLNAALAKAGIPKEKSGDFLTTVTQMISNVGGDEVKKLMASVVG; encoded by the coding sequence ATGACCTTCGCCAACGGCGCAACCGACATGATGAACTCGGCTCTCGGAAAGGACCTCGGCTCGGTCGTCGCCAAGCAGTTCGGATTGACGAGCGACCAGTCCAAGGGTGGCATCGGTGCGATCCTCGGCCTCGCGAAGGAGAAGCTCACCTCGAACGACTTCGACAAGATCGCCGCCGCCGTGCCCGGCGCGGACAAGTACGTCGCCAAGGCCAAGAAGATGGGCCTGCTCGACAAGCCCCTCGAGAACAAGGACGGGCTCAACGCTGCGCTCGCTAAGGCCGGGATTCCGAAGGAGAAGTCGGGCGATTTCCTCACAACGGTCACCCAGATGATCAGCAACGTCGGGGGGGACGAGGTCAAGAAGCTGATGGCGAGCGTCGTCGGCTAG
- a CDS encoding cupin domain-containing protein: protein MRRFRMETGGGMPLHRNAVEHEQFVLRGRARVRVGDRVYEVKPDDVLLIPAGVPHNYEVIEGPFEFLCMVPNLPDRIEILTEERPPR from the coding sequence ATGCGCCGCTTCCGGATGGAGACCGGCGGAGGGATGCCGCTTCACCGCAATGCCGTCGAGCACGAGCAGTTCGTACTACGAGGACGCGCGCGGGTCCGGGTCGGAGACCGCGTTTACGAAGTCAAGCCGGACGACGTGCTCCTCATCCCGGCCGGGGTCCCGCACAACTACGAGGTGATCGAGGGACCGTTCGAGTTCCTGTGCATGGTGCCGAACCTGCCGGATCGTATCGAGATCCTCACCGAGGAACGCCCGCCCCGCTAA
- a CDS encoding sodium:solute symporter, which yields MSGLDWAVLVGTIALVVSYGAWKTRGARDMASYFRGDYSLRWPTIGLSIMATQASAITFLSTPGQGFQDGMRFVQFYFGLPLAMIVIAAVFVPIYHKLKVVTAYEYLESRFDVRVRYLGALLFLLQRGLAAGITIYAPAIILSTILGWPLQMTILALGAVVIVYTVVGGTAMVSETQKHQMVVMMGGLAVALGLILSKLPAGVTTLGAVRLAGVLGHMNVVDFHVDPNTRYTFWSGITGGFFLAMAYFGTDQSQVGRYLSGRSVTESRLGLLFNGLFKVPMQFVILFIGVMVFVFYLFVRPPVFFNAPVLAKVAAGPHGPELAALEHRYDDAFEAQRAAATAFASAGGQDRDAARTELQSAAARAADIRAEAKALIKRASPETDTKDTDYVFLSFVLRYVPSGLVGLLLAAILCASMSATSSELSALGSTTTSDFFKRLRPRASTPHQDLVASKLFTAAWGVIAISFANVAGLIDNLIQAVNILGSIFYGTMLGLFAVAFFVKRVSATPVLIAAVVAQVTVLVLFFTSDIGFLWYNVIGCGIVVVLSSAIESIRPTAP from the coding sequence ATGAGCGGCCTCGACTGGGCGGTCCTCGTCGGCACGATCGCGCTCGTCGTCTCCTACGGCGCGTGGAAGACGCGCGGCGCCCGCGACATGGCCTCGTACTTCCGCGGCGACTACAGCCTGCGCTGGCCGACCATCGGCCTCTCGATCATGGCCACGCAGGCCAGCGCCATCACCTTCCTGTCGACCCCCGGCCAGGGCTTCCAGGACGGCATGCGGTTCGTGCAGTTCTACTTCGGCCTGCCGCTCGCGATGATCGTGATCGCGGCGGTGTTCGTGCCGATCTACCACAAGCTCAAGGTCGTGACGGCGTACGAGTATCTCGAGAGCCGCTTCGACGTGCGCGTGCGCTATCTCGGTGCCCTGCTCTTCCTGCTGCAGCGCGGGCTCGCGGCCGGCATCACGATCTACGCGCCGGCGATCATCCTGAGCACGATCCTCGGGTGGCCGCTCCAGATGACGATCCTGGCGCTCGGCGCCGTCGTCATCGTCTACACCGTGGTCGGCGGCACGGCGATGGTGAGCGAGACCCAGAAGCACCAGATGGTCGTCATGATGGGCGGCCTCGCGGTCGCGCTCGGGCTGATCCTCTCCAAGCTGCCCGCCGGCGTGACGACCCTCGGCGCCGTGCGTCTGGCCGGGGTGCTCGGGCACATGAACGTCGTCGACTTCCACGTCGACCCCAACACGCGCTACACGTTCTGGTCCGGCATCACCGGTGGCTTCTTCCTGGCGATGGCCTACTTCGGCACCGATCAGTCGCAGGTGGGGCGCTACCTCTCGGGCCGATCGGTCACCGAGAGCCGCCTCGGCCTGCTCTTCAACGGCCTCTTCAAGGTGCCGATGCAGTTCGTCATCCTCTTCATCGGCGTCATGGTCTTCGTCTTCTACCTCTTCGTGCGCCCGCCGGTCTTCTTCAACGCCCCCGTGCTGGCGAAGGTGGCGGCCGGGCCTCACGGCCCCGAGCTCGCCGCGCTCGAGCACCGCTACGACGACGCATTCGAGGCACAGCGCGCGGCAGCGACGGCGTTCGCCTCCGCCGGAGGTCAGGACCGCGACGCCGCGCGGACCGAGCTTCAGTCTGCCGCCGCTCGCGCCGCGGACATTCGCGCCGAGGCCAAGGCGCTCATCAAGCGCGCGTCACCCGAGACCGACACGAAAGACACCGACTACGTCTTCCTGAGCTTCGTCCTCCGCTACGTTCCCTCGGGCCTCGTCGGCCTGCTGCTCGCCGCGATCCTGTGCGCCTCGATGAGCGCGACGTCGAGCGAGCTCTCGGCCCTCGGCTCGACGACGACGAGCGATTTCTTCAAGCGGCTACGGCCGCGAGCCTCGACGCCGCATCAGGATCTCGTGGCGTCGAAGCTGTTCACGGCCGCTTGGGGAGTGATCGCGATCAGCTTCGCGAACGTCGCCGGCCTCATCGACAATCTGATCCAGGCCGTCAACATCCTCGGATCGATCTTTTACGGAACGATGCTCGGCCTGTTCGCCGTGGCGTTCTTCGTCAAGCGTGTCTCGGCGACCCCGGTTCTCATCGCGGCCGTCGTGGCGCAGGTCACCGTCCTCGTGCTGTTCTTCACGTCGGACATCGGCTTCCTCTGGTACAACGTCATCGGCTGCGGGATCGTCGTCGTGCTTTCGTCGGCGATCGAGTCGATACGGCCCACCGCCCCATAG
- a CDS encoding PadR family transcriptional regulator, with translation MATRATSSHIDRWEVQLRKGCLELAILGILWPERLYGLEILRRLESDSDMALSAGTVYPLLARLKAEELLESEWVEADAGHPRKYYRLTTAGRRRAVEMARMWTAFASSLGDLLSPLLKEKR, from the coding sequence ATGGCGACAAGAGCGACGAGTTCCCACATCGATAGGTGGGAGGTTCAGCTCCGCAAGGGATGCCTGGAGCTGGCCATACTCGGAATCCTCTGGCCCGAGAGGCTCTACGGCCTCGAGATTCTCCGGCGCTTGGAGAGCGACTCCGACATGGCCCTCTCGGCGGGAACGGTCTATCCGCTGCTCGCGCGCCTCAAGGCGGAAGAGCTTCTCGAGTCGGAATGGGTTGAAGCCGATGCCGGCCACCCGCGCAAGTACTACCGGCTGACGACGGCCGGACGCAGGCGCGCCGTCGAGATGGCCCGGATGTGGACGGCCTTCGCGTCCAGCCTGGGAGACCTGCTGTCTCCTCTATTGAAGGAGAAGCGCTAG
- a CDS encoding MFS transporter, whose amino-acid sequence MADSLVRQQSALRTALAGLIGNVLEWFDFAVFGYFASDIGHQFFPSSSPTLQHLLTYGTFAIGFFARPVGGLVLGRIGDRIGRKASSVSRLL is encoded by the coding sequence ATGGCCGATAGTCTCGTTCGCCAGCAATCCGCTCTACGCACGGCGCTCGCCGGACTGATCGGCAACGTGCTGGAATGGTTCGACTTCGCGGTCTTCGGCTACTTTGCCAGCGACATAGGTCATCAGTTCTTTCCAAGCTCCAGCCCGACGCTGCAGCATCTCTTGACGTACGGCACCTTCGCGATCGGGTTCTTCGCGCGTCCGGTCGGCGGGCTGGTCCTCGGCCGCATCGGCGATCGCATAGGCCGCAAAGCGTCCTCAGTCTCTCGATTGCTCTGA
- a CDS encoding DUF1700 domain-containing protein — MTAHIDGFIARLRAALRGLPESEIEDILREIRSHITELSEAEGSDVAEAIRSLGDPVDLAMTYRAENAMLQAECSGSPLVILQGLRHASRTRVGRSTATLLYVIGYATVISVWREAVHELFVSAGVGAAPSASREIRGWWLVPVLVIAGLAIKYAVDRIAKWWLRRVRRSMPSSAP; from the coding sequence ATGACGGCTCACATCGACGGCTTCATAGCGCGGCTGCGGGCGGCGCTCCGCGGCCTGCCCGAGTCCGAGATCGAGGACATCCTCCGGGAGATCCGTAGTCACATCACGGAGCTCTCCGAAGCGGAAGGCTCCGACGTCGCGGAGGCGATCCGCTCGCTTGGCGACCCCGTCGACCTGGCGATGACCTACCGGGCCGAGAACGCCATGCTTCAAGCGGAATGCAGCGGGTCTCCCCTGGTGATCCTGCAGGGGTTGAGGCACGCGAGCCGAACACGCGTTGGTCGATCGACCGCCACCCTGCTCTACGTGATCGGGTACGCCACCGTCATCTCGGTCTGGCGTGAAGCCGTCCACGAGCTCTTCGTTTCCGCCGGCGTGGGCGCCGCGCCTTCGGCGTCAAGGGAGATTCGCGGATGGTGGCTCGTTCCGGTCCTCGTCATCGCGGGCTTGGCGATCAAGTACGCCGTCGATCGCATCGCCAAGTGGTGGCTTCGCCGCGTTCGACGCTCCATGCCATCGAGTGCGCCGTGA
- a CDS encoding metalloregulator ArsR/SmtB family transcription factor — protein sequence MRANKRTTESLRIHTPAARCDIPCFNARLVARKRSETPGPERLRTVETLFAALADGVRLKIVHALADGGELCVCDVAHVTGNSISAASHHLRKLRDLGILKYRNDGKMAYYSLQDITARKLLAVALAGVPG from the coding sequence ATGCGTGCGAATAAACGAACGACGGAATCCCTGCGGATCCACACGCCCGCCGCGCGCTGCGACATCCCCTGTTTCAACGCCCGGCTGGTAGCACGCAAGCGCTCCGAGACGCCGGGTCCGGAACGGCTGCGGACCGTTGAGACGCTGTTCGCTGCCCTCGCGGATGGCGTCCGGCTCAAGATCGTGCATGCCCTCGCGGACGGTGGGGAATTGTGCGTCTGCGACGTCGCCCACGTCACGGGAAACAGCATCTCCGCCGCCTCGCACCATCTTCGCAAGCTGCGCGACCTCGGCATCCTCAAGTACCGAAACGATGGCAAGATGGCCTACTACTCGCTGCAGGACATCACGGCAAGGAAGCTCCTCGCGGTTGCTCTCGCGGGGGTCCCAGGATGA